A single uncultured Methanobrevibacter sp. DNA region contains:
- a CDS encoding acetolactate synthase large subunit: protein MRGGEAIIESLKKMGVNTIFGYPGGQTIPFYDMLYDADMDHILVRHEQCAAHAADGFARASGNVGVCLATSGPGATNLVTGIATAYMDSSPIIAITGQVPTHLIGNDAFQEADIIGITMPITKHSFQPKDPNLIPSIVKTSFEIAESGRPGPVVIDVPKEIQEGELTSFDDSLISTPGYNPTVKGNIKQVRKARDLIKGAKKPIILAGAGVILANASKELKELSYLINAPVMTSLLGKGAIDETDDMALGMLGMHGRKVANDSINDSDLIIAIGIRFSDRATGRLDSFAPNSKVIHIDIDPAEIGKNVDVDLPIVGDAKNVLTSLNKTLKDYQSNDDAKNWVKLLQQRKHEFSPRVTYDDVPLKPQSVIKEISEVLTPDSILTTDVGQNQMWAAHFYDTQRPRKFISSGGLGTMGFGFPAAIGAKVACPEDPVVSINGDGGFLMVCQELATVKDYDLPVIAVVLENRTLGMVYQWQNLLYNERYSETKLGSSPDFVKLAESFGVNATRITEPGETKEALKTAIKDNEPILLDIVIDKDETLPMVPPGAAIDEMIGEYKLEKDV from the coding sequence ATGAGAGGCGGAGAAGCAATAATTGAATCCCTTAAGAAAATGGGGGTAAATACAATATTTGGTTATCCTGGAGGACAGACCATACCGTTTTATGATATGTTATATGATGCAGATATGGATCATATATTGGTTAGACATGAACAGTGTGCAGCTCATGCAGCAGATGGATTTGCAAGGGCTTCTGGTAATGTTGGTGTGTGTTTGGCTACTTCTGGTCCTGGTGCAACTAATCTTGTAACTGGTATTGCTACTGCTTATATGGATTCTTCTCCAATCATAGCTATTACTGGTCAAGTACCGACTCATTTAATAGGTAATGATGCTTTTCAGGAAGCTGATATTATAGGAATTACTATGCCTATTACTAAGCATAGTTTTCAGCCAAAAGATCCTAATTTAATACCTTCCATTGTTAAAACAAGTTTTGAAATTGCTGAAAGTGGAAGGCCAGGGCCTGTTGTAATTGATGTTCCAAAGGAGATTCAGGAAGGTGAATTAACTTCTTTTGATGATTCATTAATTTCAACACCGGGATATAATCCAACTGTAAAAGGTAATATTAAACAAGTTAGAAAAGCTAGAGACTTAATAAAAGGAGCTAAAAAACCAATTATCCTTGCAGGTGCAGGAGTTATATTAGCTAATGCTTCTAAAGAGTTAAAAGAATTATCTTATTTGATTAATGCTCCTGTTATGACTTCATTACTTGGTAAGGGAGCTATTGATGAAACTGATGATATGGCTTTAGGTATGCTTGGAATGCATGGAAGAAAAGTAGCTAATGACTCTATAAATGATAGTGATTTAATAATAGCTATTGGTATAAGATTTTCAGATAGGGCAACTGGAAGGTTAGATAGTTTTGCTCCTAATTCTAAAGTTATTCATATAGATATTGATCCTGCTGAAATTGGTAAAAATGTTGATGTGGATTTACCTATTGTAGGTGATGCTAAAAATGTTTTAACTTCATTAAATAAGACTTTAAAAGATTATCAAAGTAATGATGATGCAAAAAATTGGGTTAAACTTCTTCAGCAACGTAAACATGAATTTTCCCCAAGAGTTACTTATGATGATGTTCCATTAAAACCACAAAGTGTTATTAAGGAGATTAGTGAAGTTTTAACTCCTGATTCAATTTTAACAACTGATGTAGGTCAAAATCAGATGTGGGCTGCTCATTTCTATGATACTCAAAGGCCACGTAAGTTTATATCTTCTGGTGGTTTAGGAACTATGGGATTCGGATTCCCTGCAGCTATTGGAGCTAAAGTAGCATGTCCAGAAGATCCTGTTGTATCTATTAATGGTGATGGTGGATTTTTAATGGTTTGTCAGGAATTAGCTACTGTTAAAGATTATGATCTTCCAGTTATTGCAGTTGTTTTAGAAAATAGGACTCTTGGAATGGTATATCAATGGCAAAATTTATTATATAATGAAAGATATTCTGAAACTAAATTAGGTTCAAGTCCTGATTTTGTTAAATTAGCTGAAAGTTTTGGAGTTAATGCTACTAGAATTACAGAACCTGGTGAGACTAAAGAAGCATTAAAAACAGCTATTAAAGATAATGAACCAATTTTATTAGATATTGTTATAGATAAAGATGAA
- a CDS encoding MFS transporter: protein MISRKQIGFIASIIVMIVVYGASSSPIPLYSNFQSALGISKASLSLTAVTYFLGTVISLLFFGRVSNYIGRRKTILITILMAIIGCLSFIYINSFEIFLVARLVQGISCGLASSCVAAYMVDTTPNESSTLSAIVTSGCTMIGLTFGSFSSAVLMNLSLSTVFVLIIILLVISAILIVLGEETVEVHDGVLSSIKPYVEFPSEIRYLLIPASAIFVGTWAVGGFYQAFSSTIAVDQFGVKNAILAAAIFSSLMAPQILGNTLIKYISNVKAQRLGMVLFSVSMILIVVSFEYKLVWLFLILSILAAIFIGISFASTMEIILSKIKQSQRAGVLSTIYLISYGGPAIINLIVGQIGNAYTLIEITVGYTLFVLFTTLITIIFTRN from the coding sequence ATGATTTCAAGAAAACAAATTGGTTTTATCGCATCGATAATTGTAATGATTGTAGTTTATGGGGCTTCTTCTTCACCGATTCCTTTGTATTCAAATTTTCAGTCTGCACTTGGAATTTCAAAAGCTAGTTTATCTTTAACTGCAGTTACATATTTTTTAGGGACGGTTATTAGTTTACTTTTCTTTGGAAGGGTGTCTAATTATATTGGAAGGCGTAAAACAATATTGATTACAATTTTAATGGCTATTATTGGTTGTTTGTCTTTTATTTATATTAATTCATTTGAAATATTTTTAGTAGCAAGATTAGTGCAGGGAATTTCATGTGGGCTTGCTTCAAGTTGTGTTGCTGCTTATATGGTTGATACAACACCTAATGAGTCATCAACATTATCTGCTATTGTTACAAGTGGATGTACTATGATTGGACTTACTTTTGGTTCATTTTCCAGTGCTGTTTTAATGAATTTAAGTTTAAGTACAGTATTTGTGTTAATAATTATTTTATTAGTTATATCTGCAATTTTAATTGTTTTAGGTGAAGAAACAGTTGAGGTACATGATGGGGTTTTAAGTTCTATTAAGCCTTATGTTGAGTTTCCATCTGAAATAAGGTACTTATTGATTCCTGCTTCTGCAATATTTGTGGGTACATGGGCTGTTGGGGGTTTTTATCAGGCATTTTCTTCAACTATTGCTGTTGATCAGTTTGGTGTTAAAAATGCAATTCTTGCAGCTGCAATATTTTCATCTTTAATGGCGCCGCAAATACTTGGGAATACTTTAATTAAATATATCAGTAATGTTAAAGCTCAACGTTTGGGAATGGTATTGTTTTCAGTATCTATGATTTTAATTGTTGTAAGTTTTGAGTATAAATTAGTGTGGTTATTTTTAATTTTAAGTATTTTGGCAGCTATTTTCATTGGTATTAGTTTTGCTTCTACTATGGAGATAATTTTGTCTAAAATTAAACAATCTCAAAGAGCTGGTGTATTATCAACAATATATTTGATTTCTTATGGTGGTCCTGCTATTATTAATTTGATTGTTGGGCAAATTGGAAATGCGTATACATTGATTGAAATAACTGTTGGTTATACTTTATTTGTTTTGTTTACAACATTGATAACCATAATTTTTACAAGAAATTAA